One Pseudodesulfovibrio senegalensis DNA segment encodes these proteins:
- a CDS encoding phosphoribosylformylglycinamidine synthase subunit PurS, producing the protein MLCRVEVGLKSHVRDVVGESFARKIRSELGVAVDSVRIVRVYTLEGLDAAQVDMALERAALHDPVLHEVSLEPLARDFDWALEVGFRPGVTDNEGRTARETLGVVLGLESTESVRVYTSAQYLLNGDLDRETVDHIGRDLLANELIQRYELRSADEWAEAPGFPARAAQVTGKASDEVAVIPLSTMSDEEMMAFSRANTLALSLTELHRIRDYYADPAVKSERAGLGLPADPTDAELEVLAQTWSEHCKHKIFSSKISYENKELGTSSTVDSLYKTYIQGSTKTIRERNEKSGEYGDYCLSVFKDNAGVIRFSDTVNVCVKMETHNSPSALDPYGGALTGIVGVNRDPMGTGMGANLLCNTDVFCFASPFYEGELPPRLLHPRRVFEGVREGVEHGGNKSGIPTVNGSIVFDKRYLGKPLVYCGTVGTMPVTVAGKPSHEKKALPGDVIVMSGGRIGKDGIHGATFSSEELHEGSPATAVQIGDPITQRKMYDFLMRARDRGLYHAITDNGAGGLSSSVGEMAEDSGGFDMDLAKAPLKYDGLRPWEILISEAQERMTMAVPPEKLDEFMALSREMDVESTALGTFDDSGRYLVRYNDTMVTCLDMEFLHGGVPQMELEAVWERPEVKETPVPAVDDHGSLLRDMLGRLNICSKEYVVRQYDHEVQGRSVVKPMTGAQNDGPSDAGVLRPDLASERGLVVSHGICPRYSDLDTYWMMANAIDEGVRNAVAVGADLRFMAGVDNFCWCDPVQSESTPDGRYKLAQLVRANQALAHYCLGFGVPCVSGKDSMKNDYKGGGEKISIPPTVLFSVIGVVPDVNKCTTSDFKRAGDRVYVLGMTHDELGCSELADQLGFTSADVPQVDLLSARDRYEAVFEALQRGLITACHDISDGGFACAVAEMCIGGRLGAQVDIENMPCCGELDDTAMLYSESASRFVVTVPEAEVPAFEALFAGQALGCVGTVTEEPVLAIGRGNVSLIREDVDGLTRAFKATLDW; encoded by the coding sequence ATGTTGTGCCGTGTGGAAGTGGGGCTGAAGTCCCATGTGCGTGACGTTGTGGGCGAGAGCTTTGCCCGGAAGATTCGGAGCGAACTGGGTGTGGCCGTGGATTCGGTGCGCATCGTGCGCGTGTACACCCTCGAGGGGCTGGACGCGGCGCAGGTGGACATGGCTCTGGAGCGGGCCGCCCTGCACGATCCCGTGCTGCATGAGGTTTCGCTGGAGCCGCTGGCCCGCGATTTCGACTGGGCGCTGGAAGTGGGTTTTCGCCCGGGCGTGACCGACAATGAAGGCCGTACCGCCCGCGAAACGCTGGGCGTGGTGCTCGGCCTGGAATCCACCGAGAGCGTGCGCGTGTACACCTCGGCCCAGTATCTGCTGAACGGCGATCTGGACCGGGAGACCGTGGACCACATCGGCCGCGACCTTTTGGCCAACGAGCTGATCCAGCGCTATGAACTGCGCAGCGCGGACGAATGGGCCGAGGCCCCGGGATTCCCGGCCAGGGCGGCACAGGTCACGGGCAAGGCCAGCGACGAGGTGGCCGTGATTCCCCTGTCCACCATGAGCGACGAGGAAATGATGGCCTTTTCCCGTGCCAACACCCTTGCGCTTTCCCTGACCGAGCTGCACCGCATCCGCGATTATTATGCGGACCCGGCCGTGAAAAGCGAGCGCGCCGGACTGGGCCTGCCCGCCGACCCCACGGACGCGGAACTTGAAGTGTTGGCCCAGACATGGTCCGAGCACTGCAAACACAAGATTTTCAGCTCGAAGATTTCCTATGAAAACAAGGAACTCGGTACGTCGTCCACCGTGGACAGCCTGTACAAGACCTATATTCAGGGCAGCACCAAGACCATCCGTGAACGCAATGAAAAGAGCGGTGAATACGGCGACTACTGCCTTTCCGTGTTCAAGGACAACGCGGGTGTGATTCGTTTTTCCGACACGGTCAACGTGTGCGTGAAAATGGAAACCCACAACAGCCCCTCGGCGCTGGACCCCTACGGCGGGGCATTGACCGGCATCGTGGGCGTGAACCGCGACCCCATGGGCACGGGCATGGGCGCGAACCTGCTCTGCAACACGGATGTGTTCTGTTTTGCCTCCCCGTTTTACGAAGGCGAGCTGCCGCCCCGGCTGCTGCATCCGCGCCGCGTGTTCGAGGGTGTGCGCGAAGGCGTGGAACACGGCGGCAACAAATCCGGCATTCCCACGGTGAACGGCTCCATTGTTTTCGACAAGCGCTATCTGGGCAAGCCGCTGGTCTATTGCGGCACGGTGGGCACCATGCCCGTGACCGTGGCCGGAAAACCCAGCCATGAAAAGAAGGCCCTGCCCGGCGATGTCATCGTCATGAGCGGCGGCCGCATCGGCAAGGACGGCATTCACGGTGCCACGTTCTCGTCCGAGGAGCTGCACGAAGGCTCCCCGGCCACGGCCGTGCAGATCGGCGACCCCATCACCCAGCGCAAGATGTACGATTTCCTGATGCGTGCCCGCGACCGGGGCCTGTATCACGCCATCACCGACAACGGCGCGGGCGGCCTGTCCTCGTCCGTGGGCGAGATGGCCGAGGATTCCGGCGGGTTTGACATGGACCTTGCCAAGGCTCCGCTCAAGTACGACGGCCTGCGTCCGTGGGAGATTCTCATTTCCGAGGCGCAGGAGCGCATGACCATGGCCGTGCCGCCCGAAAAGCTGGACGAGTTCATGGCCCTTTCCCGCGAGATGGACGTGGAATCCACGGCCCTGGGAACCTTTGACGATTCCGGCCGCTATCTGGTGCGCTACAACGATACAATGGTCACCTGTCTGGACATGGAGTTCCTGCACGGCGGCGTGCCGCAGATGGAGCTGGAAGCTGTATGGGAACGCCCGGAAGTGAAGGAAACGCCGGTCCCGGCCGTGGACGACCACGGCTCCCTGCTGCGCGACATGCTCGGCCGGCTGAACATCTGCTCCAAGGAATACGTGGTGCGCCAGTACGACCATGAGGTGCAGGGCCGCAGCGTGGTCAAGCCCATGACCGGCGCACAAAACGACGGTCCGTCCGATGCGGGCGTGCTGCGTCCGGACCTCGCTTCCGAGCGCGGGCTGGTTGTCTCCCACGGCATCTGCCCCCGGTATTCCGATCTGGACACCTACTGGATGATGGCCAACGCCATTGACGAGGGCGTGCGCAACGCCGTGGCCGTGGGCGCGGACCTCCGTTTCATGGCCGGTGTGGACAACTTCTGCTGGTGCGACCCGGTACAGTCCGAATCCACGCCGGATGGCCGTTACAAGCTGGCCCAGCTGGTGCGCGCCAACCAGGCGCTGGCCCATTACTGCCTCGGGTTCGGCGTGCCCTGCGTTTCGGGCAAGGATTCCATGAAGAACGACTACAAGGGCGGCGGCGAAAAGATTTCCATTCCGCCCACCGTGCTCTTTTCCGTCATCGGCGTGGTGCCGGACGTGAACAAATGCACCACCTCGGATTTCAAGCGCGCGGGCGATCGCGTGTACGTGCTGGGGATGACCCATGACGAACTGGGGTGCTCCGAACTTGCGGACCAGCTCGGATTCACGAGCGCGGACGTGCCGCAGGTGGACCTGCTCTCGGCCCGCGATCGCTACGAGGCCGTGTTCGAGGCCTTGCAGCGCGGCCTGATCACCGCCTGCCACGACATTTCCGACGGCGGATTTGCCTGTGCAGTGGCCGAAATGTGCATCGGCGGACGGCTGGGCGCACAGGTGGACATTGAAAACATGCCCTGCTGCGGTGAGCTTGACGACACGGCCATGCTCTACAGTGAATCGGCCAGCCGGTTCGTGGTCACGGTGCCCGAGGCTGAGGTGCCCGCATTCGAGGCGCTTTTTGCCGGACAGGCGCTGGGCTGCGTCGGCACGGTCACCGAGGAGCCCGTGCTTGCAATCGGACGCGGCAACGTGTCTCTGATTCGTGAGGACGTGGACGGATTGACCCGGGCCTTCAAGGCTACGTTGGACTGGTAG
- a CDS encoding cytochrome c family protein, producing MGVFRLLQGSCCALCVAALFVCWTQVAEAGSGRFVGNAACADCHEEEYANYTEFSKKAHSGKSVQLMAADLTADELKECYACHATGYGQPGGFVSFEETPELGNAGCEVCHGPGYDHVESGGDPELIKGDIKVSDCEICHNSERVAAFDYKPLLFGGAH from the coding sequence ATGGGAGTGTTTCGATTGTTGCAAGGGAGCTGTTGCGCGCTATGCGTTGCAGCTCTTTTTGTTTGCTGGACGCAGGTCGCCGAGGCCGGTTCCGGAAGATTTGTGGGCAATGCCGCGTGTGCGGATTGCCATGAAGAGGAATATGCCAATTATACGGAATTTTCCAAAAAGGCCCATTCCGGGAAGTCCGTGCAGCTCATGGCCGCGGACCTGACCGCGGACGAGCTCAAGGAATGTTATGCCTGCCATGCCACGGGATACGGGCAGCCCGGCGGCTTTGTTTCCTTTGAAGAGACGCCCGAACTGGGCAACGCCGGGTGCGAGGTCTGCCACGGGCCGGGCTACGACCATGTGGAGTCGGGCGGGGATCCCGAATTGATCAAGGGCGATATCAAGGTTTCCGACTGCGAGATCTGTCACAACTCGGAACGCGTGGCCGCGTTCGACTACAAGCCGCTGCTGTTCGGCGGCGCGCATTAG
- a CDS encoding methyl-accepting chemotaxis protein produces MNVLRKSLGAKVVLLTSLLTVVAFTGLFLWNSYVTYNSMHVSVHESADRIGDMLYMAIEEPMSIGDNAGTVGKFAQMAERYTDVRAYLVDYKGEITYSTNADTVRKSVFDVRSEGFLPGLVKEGLKKGIQEGDLLDIDGRLHFGEVKTIRNEPSCYHCHGKSREILGALVTTIDVSPQYAAMKADQIKSAGISLFSVLALLAALIVFIRTNVVNRIKIIASATEEVSKGNLDAQFSVKGGDELASLGVYLSNMVDQIKDQLQYNRSVLSGIIVPLFVTDDRERFQFVNKPLEEIFGCPAEEVQGRTVTDVFDCVEGEETCDAAHVIESGETISGAFRYTNREGRAVPLHFECSPLKDSEGKTVGAIGVLIDLTREEADKANIEQQRQNLLVVANEVTEVAMTLNRASEELSAQMDQLAGGVDTTADQTSQVATAMEQMNSTVLEVARNAAETADASGNANKVAEEGGQVVRNAVGEINEVANTTESLATSLGELSQHAEGIGQVINVINDIADQTNLLALNAAIEAARAGEAGRGFAVVADEVRKLAEKTMDATKEVEGAINRIQQSTTEVVSEMDGTRERVLNASEMAQGSGEVLEKIVEEAGRIATMVSGIAAAAEEQSATSDEINSGVTQINDLSQEVLAGIRESNNGIQEVAEMSQKLATLVEKFKN; encoded by the coding sequence ATGAACGTACTCAGAAAATCACTCGGAGCCAAGGTTGTGCTGCTCACGTCGCTGCTGACAGTAGTGGCGTTCACCGGACTGTTTCTCTGGAATTCCTATGTGACCTACAACAGCATGCACGTGAGCGTGCATGAATCTGCCGACCGCATCGGCGACATGCTCTACATGGCCATCGAGGAGCCCATGAGCATCGGCGACAACGCGGGCACCGTGGGCAAGTTCGCCCAGATGGCCGAGCGGTACACGGACGTGCGCGCCTACCTCGTGGACTACAAGGGCGAGATCACCTATTCCACCAATGCCGACACCGTGCGCAAGAGCGTTTTTGACGTGCGCAGCGAGGGCTTTTTGCCCGGCCTTGTCAAAGAGGGACTGAAAAAGGGTATTCAGGAAGGTGATTTGCTGGATATCGACGGCAGGCTGCATTTCGGCGAGGTCAAGACCATCCGCAACGAGCCGTCCTGCTATCACTGCCACGGCAAGTCCCGCGAAATCCTGGGCGCGCTGGTGACCACCATCGACGTGAGCCCGCAGTACGCGGCCATGAAGGCAGACCAGATCAAGTCCGCGGGCATTTCCCTGTTCAGCGTGCTGGCCCTGCTGGCCGCGCTCATCGTGTTCATCCGCACCAACGTGGTCAATCGCATCAAGATCATCGCCTCGGCCACCGAAGAAGTGAGCAAGGGCAATCTGGACGCGCAGTTCAGCGTCAAGGGCGGCGACGAACTGGCCAGCCTCGGCGTGTACCTTTCCAACATGGTGGACCAGATCAAGGACCAGTTGCAATACAACCGCTCTGTGCTTTCGGGCATCATCGTGCCCTTGTTCGTCACCGACGACAGGGAGCGGTTCCAGTTCGTGAACAAGCCGCTGGAAGAGATTTTCGGCTGCCCGGCCGAAGAGGTGCAGGGCAGGACAGTGACCGATGTCTTCGATTGCGTGGAAGGCGAGGAAACGTGCGACGCCGCCCATGTCATTGAAAGCGGTGAGACCATCAGCGGCGCATTCCGCTATACCAATCGGGAAGGGCGGGCCGTTCCGCTGCACTTCGAGTGTTCGCCGCTCAAGGATTCCGAAGGCAAGACCGTGGGCGCCATCGGGGTGCTCATCGACCTGACGCGCGAAGAGGCGGACAAGGCCAATATCGAGCAGCAGCGCCAGAATCTGCTGGTGGTTGCCAACGAGGTCACCGAGGTGGCCATGACCCTGAACCGGGCGTCCGAAGAGCTTTCTGCCCAGATGGACCAGCTTGCCGGCGGCGTGGACACCACCGCGGACCAGACTTCGCAGGTGGCCACGGCCATGGAGCAGATGAACTCCACGGTGCTGGAGGTGGCCCGCAATGCCGCGGAAACCGCCGATGCTTCCGGAAATGCCAACAAGGTGGCCGAGGAAGGCGGGCAGGTGGTGCGCAACGCGGTGGGCGAAATCAACGAGGTGGCCAACACCACGGAAAGCCTGGCCACGTCGCTGGGCGAGCTTTCCCAGCATGCCGAGGGCATCGGCCAGGTCATCAATGTCATCAACGACATTGCGGATCAGACCAACCTCTTGGCGCTCAACGCGGCCATTGAGGCGGCCCGGGCCGGAGAGGCCGGACGCGGGTTCGCGGTTGTGGCTGATGAGGTGCGCAAGCTGGCCGAGAAGACCATGGACGCCACCAAGGAAGTGGAAGGCGCCATCAACCGCATCCAGCAGAGTACCACCGAGGTGGTCTCGGAAATGGACGGCACTCGCGAGCGCGTGCTCAACGCCTCGGAAATGGCGCAGGGGTCCGGCGAGGTGCTGGAGAAGATCGTGGAAGAAGCAGGACGCATAGCCACCATGGTTTCGGGCATTGCCGCGGCCGCCGAGGAACAGTCCGCCACCAGCGACGAGATCAATTCCGGGGTCACCCAGATCAACGATCTCTCGCAGGAAGTGCTGGCCGGTATCCGTGAATCCAACAACGGGATTCAGGAAGTGGCTGAAATGTCGCAGAAGCTGGCCACATTGGTGGAGAAATTCAAGAACTGA
- a CDS encoding Fur family transcriptional regulator, which yields MSKEVGFRLSKQRKVILDELRKVTTHPTADEVYDMVRKIIPRISLGTVYRNLEFLSNQGLVLKLGGPGTQKRFDGNPSPHPHIRCSVCSCIADVMCDVDVPDLPAEYARGFDIKHCNVEFVGICPECRSKLH from the coding sequence ATGTCCAAAGAAGTAGGTTTCCGGCTGTCCAAGCAGCGCAAGGTCATACTTGATGAGTTGAGGAAAGTGACCACGCACCCCACGGCCGACGAGGTCTATGACATGGTGCGCAAGATCATTCCCCGAATCAGTCTGGGGACCGTGTATCGGAACCTGGAGTTTCTGAGCAACCAGGGTCTGGTGCTCAAGCTGGGCGGGCCGGGGACGCAAAAGCGTTTTGACGGCAATCCGAGTCCCCATCCCCATATCCGTTGTTCGGTGTGTTCGTGCATTGCGGACGTCATGTGCGATGTTGATGTGCCTGATCTGCCCGCAGAGTATGCGCGCGGTTTCGACATTAAGCACTGCAACGTGGAGTTTGTGGGCATTTGTCCCGAGTGCCGGTCCAAGCTGCATTAG
- the rbr gene encoding rubrerythrin — MSIKGTRTEQNLLKAFAGESQARNRYNYFASIAKKEGYVQIQHIFEETANHEKEHAKRLFKFLEGGEVEITDSFPAGKLANTLENLKAAAEGEHYEFSTMYPEFAKIAREEGFNDIAAVFENIAVAETYHEERYNALIKNIEEGKVFVKDNEIVWRCRNCGYNHKGTTAPELCPACAHPQAHFEVKATNW, encoded by the coding sequence ATGTCAATCAAGGGAACCCGTACCGAACAGAATCTGCTCAAGGCCTTTGCCGGCGAATCCCAAGCCCGCAACAGGTACAATTACTTTGCCAGCATCGCCAAGAAAGAAGGCTATGTGCAGATTCAGCATATCTTTGAAGAAACCGCCAACCATGAAAAAGAGCACGCGAAACGGCTGTTCAAGTTTCTGGAAGGCGGCGAGGTGGAGATCACCGATTCGTTTCCCGCCGGGAAGCTGGCCAACACCCTCGAGAACCTCAAGGCGGCCGCAGAGGGCGAGCATTATGAATTCTCGACCATGTATCCCGAGTTCGCCAAGATTGCTCGCGAAGAAGGCTTCAACGACATCGCGGCCGTGTTCGAGAACATCGCCGTGGCCGAGACCTACCACGAAGAGCGCTACAACGCGTTGATCAAGAACATCGAGGAAGGCAAGGTCTTCGTCAAGGACAATGAGATTGTCTGGCGTTGCCGCAACTGTGGCTACAACCACAAGGGCACGACCGCGCCGGAACTCTGTCCTGCATGCGCGCATCCCCAGGCCCATTTTGAAGTCAAGGCTACCAACTGGTAA
- a CDS encoding desulfoferrodoxin, translating into MAIKLGEVYKCEACGNIVMAIHEGAGDLVCCGEPMKLFTENTVDAAKEKHVPVIEKNGDEVVVKVGGVPHPMEEKHYIEWIELCVGDQCLYRMLKPGDEPVATFCVKGLSGPMKAREFCNLHGLWAAEA; encoded by the coding sequence ATGGCTATCAAACTCGGTGAAGTTTACAAATGTGAAGCTTGCGGTAATATCGTCATGGCCATTCACGAAGGCGCAGGCGATCTGGTCTGCTGCGGTGAACCCATGAAGCTGTTCACGGAAAACACCGTGGACGCGGCCAAGGAAAAGCACGTTCCGGTCATCGAAAAGAACGGCGACGAGGTCGTGGTCAAGGTGGGCGGCGTGCCGCACCCCATGGAAGAAAAGCACTACATCGAATGGATCGAGCTGTGTGTGGGCGATCAGTGCCTGTACAGGATGCTCAAGCCGGGCGATGAACCCGTGGCCACGTTTTGTGTCAAGGGCCTGTCCGGCCCCATGAAGGCCCGCGAGTTCTGCAACCTGCACGGCCTCTGGGCTGCCGAAGCCTAA
- the rd gene encoding rubredoxin, whose translation MEKYVCTVCGYVYDPEVGDPDNDVAPGTKFADIPDDWTCPICGAGKEEFEAES comes from the coding sequence ATGGAAAAGTACGTTTGCACCGTTTGCGGTTATGTGTACGACCCCGAAGTTGGCGACCCGGACAACGATGTTGCCCCCGGTACCAAATTTGCCGATATCCCGGACGATTGGACCTGTCCCATCTGCGGGGCCGGCAAGGAAGAATTCGAGGCGGAGTCCTAG
- a CDS encoding FprA family A-type flavoprotein codes for MKPVEIKEDIWWIGAVDWNRRSFHGYSVSPLGTTYNNYLIVDDKVALVDTVDKHFWGRLKCNVAQVLGDRKVDYFVINHLEPDHAGCLADAVEHYKPEKIYVSPMGEKAMKAHFHYKDWPVEVVPTGSTVSLGKYSLNFVETRMLHWPDSMLTYVPEAKLAFTNDAFGQNIASSERFADEYDPWVLEQSMRHYYANIVLPYSPMVIKTLDAIEDMGIEIDMICPDHGLIFRGDDVAWVIEKYREYAAQKPKNKAVIVYDSMWKSTEHMAEAVATGLADKGVSVKIYSMKADHHSIIMTEIFDAAAVVVGSPTHNNGILPLMADMLTYMKGLRPQNKIGAAIGSFGWSGECVKILTEWLEKMSMDVVDPVKQKFVPDHEGLGQCYELGLLLGDKIQEKLAE; via the coding sequence ATGAAACCCGTTGAAATAAAAGAAGACATTTGGTGGATTGGCGCTGTCGACTGGAATCGCCGCAGTTTTCACGGCTATTCGGTTTCGCCTTTGGGAACCACCTACAACAACTACCTGATCGTGGACGACAAGGTCGCCCTGGTGGACACGGTGGACAAGCATTTCTGGGGCAGGCTCAAATGCAACGTGGCCCAGGTGCTCGGCGACCGCAAGGTCGACTATTTCGTGATCAACCATCTGGAGCCGGACCACGCGGGCTGCCTTGCCGATGCCGTGGAACACTACAAGCCTGAAAAGATTTACGTTTCCCCCATGGGCGAAAAGGCCATGAAGGCACACTTCCATTACAAGGACTGGCCCGTGGAAGTGGTGCCCACAGGGTCTACTGTTTCGTTGGGCAAATACAGCCTCAACTTTGTGGAAACCCGCATGCTGCACTGGCCGGACAGCATGCTGACCTACGTGCCCGAAGCCAAGCTGGCGTTCACCAACGACGCCTTCGGCCAGAACATCGCCTCCAGCGAACGCTTTGCGGACGAATATGACCCTTGGGTGCTGGAACAGTCCATGCGGCATTACTATGCCAACATCGTGCTGCCGTATTCGCCCATGGTCATCAAGACTCTGGACGCCATCGAGGATATGGGCATTGAGATCGACATGATCTGCCCGGACCACGGTCTCATCTTCCGCGGCGACGACGTTGCCTGGGTCATTGAAAAGTATCGCGAATACGCGGCCCAGAAACCCAAGAACAAGGCTGTCATCGTTTACGACAGCATGTGGAAGTCCACGGAGCACATGGCCGAGGCCGTAGCCACCGGGCTGGCCGACAAGGGTGTGAGCGTGAAGATCTACTCCATGAAGGCAGACCACCACAGCATCATCATGACCGAAATATTCGATGCCGCGGCCGTGGTGGTGGGTTCGCCCACGCACAACAACGGCATTCTGCCGCTCATGGCCGACATGCTGACCTACATGAAGGGTCTGCGTCCGCAGAACAAGATCGGCGCGGCCATCGGTTCCTTTGGCTGGTCCGGCGAGTGCGTGAAGATCCTCACGGAATGGCTGGAGAAGATGAGCATGGATGTGGTCGACCCGGTCAAGCAGAAGTTCGTTCCCGACCATGAAGGGCTGGGCCAATGTTATGAGCTGGGGCTTTTGCTGGGCGACAAGATTCAGGAAAAACTTGCGGAATAA
- a CDS encoding HD domain-containing protein, translating to MDSKAPERDKNTRLVDFLFECGMLRKTPRTGYQFLGSGSENVAEHSFRTAVIGYVLATMAGADVARTTHMCLFHDLHEARTGDFNYVNRIYNSSQRTAALEDATAGTGLEEAILGMWEELEDVDTLEARLAQDADQLDFIMNLKEEADLGNTYATKWLDLALERVRTQWGRELAQTIAETDHSEWWFLVRNKDWWTRKNGKPK from the coding sequence ATGGATTCAAAAGCGCCCGAGCGCGACAAAAATACGCGGCTTGTAGATTTTCTTTTTGAATGCGGCATGTTGCGCAAAACGCCACGCACCGGATACCAGTTTCTTGGTTCCGGCTCGGAAAACGTGGCCGAGCATTCGTTCCGCACAGCGGTCATCGGCTATGTTCTGGCGACCATGGCCGGGGCGGACGTGGCACGCACCACGCACATGTGTCTGTTTCATGACCTGCACGAGGCCCGTACCGGCGATTTCAACTACGTGAACCGCATTTATAATTCCTCGCAGCGAACCGCTGCTCTGGAAGATGCCACCGCAGGAACCGGTCTGGAAGAAGCCATTCTGGGCATGTGGGAAGAGTTGGAGGACGTGGACACGCTGGAAGCCAGGCTGGCGCAGGATGCGGACCAGTTGGATTTCATCATGAATCTCAAGGAAGAAGCCGACCTCGGCAACACCTATGCCACCAAATGGCTGGACCTGGCCCTTGAGCGTGTGCGCACGCAGTGGGGCCGTGAATTGGCCCAGACCATAGCCGAGACGGATCATTCGGAATGGTGGTTTCTGGTGCGCAACAAGGATTGGTGGACACGCAAGAACGGTAAGCCGAAATGA
- a CDS encoding MlaE family ABC transporter permease, producing the protein MSQVTGGITPPFHAIGSAVLRFLGELGAMSIFFLDSVRFIFAGWGQLPKTVRQVYFIGVQSVSVIALIGLFTGMVMGMQLYFALSTFGADGFLGTGVALSMVRELAPVLTAIMLTGRAGSAMTAEIGVMRISEQIDALTIMDINPLRYLVAPKMAACIIAFPILTGFFNLIAIAGGWLTGVRLLGANAGVYWYRVQSALRWDDIEGGFIKAFVFAVLVCTICCYEGYFTHLRGRVGPEGVSQSTTTAVVKSCVVILAADYILTSLLW; encoded by the coding sequence ATGTCACAGGTGACCGGGGGAATCACGCCCCCGTTTCATGCCATCGGCAGTGCCGTGCTGCGTTTTCTCGGAGAGTTGGGCGCCATGTCCATCTTTTTCCTGGATTCCGTGCGGTTCATTTTTGCCGGATGGGGTCAGCTCCCCAAGACCGTTCGTCAGGTCTATTTCATAGGCGTGCAGTCCGTGAGCGTCATCGCGCTCATCGGCCTGTTCACGGGCATGGTCATGGGCATGCAGCTGTACTTCGCGCTTTCCACCTTTGGTGCGGACGGTTTTCTGGGAACGGGCGTGGCCCTTTCCATGGTGCGCGAACTCGCCCCGGTGCTGACCGCCATCATGCTCACCGGCCGCGCCGGTTCCGCCATGACCGCAGAGATCGGCGTCATGCGCATCTCCGAGCAGATCGACGCGCTGACCATCATGGACATCAATCCCCTGCGTTATCTGGTGGCCCCCAAAATGGCGGCCTGCATCATCGCATTTCCGATTCTCACGGGATTTTTCAACCTCATCGCAATCGCCGGCGGCTGGCTGACCGGGGTCCGCCTGCTGGGAGCCAACGCGGGGGTGTATTGGTACCGGGTGCAGTCGGCCCTTCGTTGGGACGACATCGAAGGCGGCTTCATCAAGGCCTTCGTCTTCGCCGTGCTGGTCTGCACCATCTGCTGCTACGAGGGATATTTCACGCATTTGCGCGGACGTGTCGGCCCTGAAGGGGTCAGCCAGTCCACGACAACGGCGGTGGTCAAGTCCTGCGTGGTCATTCTGGCCGCGGATTACATTTTGACCTCGCTGCTTTGGTAG
- a CDS encoding ABC transporter ATP-binding protein translates to MATAPGIRLESLTVGYGGNPVVSDMDIHIPGGKVTMIVGGSGCGKSTVLKHILRLHTPIAGTIFIGGHDIFSLSGKAFRCLRQRMGALFQDGALLGSLRLKDNIALPLREHTRLKESQIMDIVRHKLDLVGLGHAMELFPHELSGGMRKRAGLARALVMDPQVLFCDEPTSGLDPVMSAELDQLLLEMMGHFDMTTVVVTHDLASMRTIADHVVVLGDGRCLFQGSVAELEASEDAYLRSFLDREAPHRDTPRLTMPPIDPGMMKLNCTQLLGEE, encoded by the coding sequence ATGGCAACGGCACCAGGAATACGACTTGAATCACTGACCGTGGGATACGGAGGCAACCCCGTGGTCAGCGACATGGATATCCACATCCCCGGCGGCAAGGTCACCATGATCGTGGGCGGTTCGGGATGCGGCAAGTCCACGGTGCTCAAGCACATCCTGCGCCTGCATACCCCGATAGCCGGCACCATCTTCATCGGCGGCCATGATATTTTTTCCCTGTCCGGCAAGGCGTTCCGCTGCCTGCGCCAGCGCATGGGGGCCCTGTTTCAGGACGGGGCGCTGCTCGGGTCGTTGCGACTCAAGGACAACATAGCCCTGCCCCTGCGCGAACACACGCGGCTCAAGGAATCGCAGATCATGGACATCGTGCGCCACAAGCTCGATCTGGTGGGCCTTGGTCATGCCATGGAACTGTTTCCACACGAGCTTTCCGGCGGCATGCGCAAACGTGCCGGGCTTGCGCGGGCGTTGGTCATGGACCCGCAGGTGCTGTTCTGCGACGAGCCCACTTCCGGGCTTGATCCGGTCATGTCTGCGGAACTGGACCAGCTGCTGCTGGAGATGATGGGGCATTTCGACATGACCACCGTGGTGGTCACCCATGATCTGGCAAGCATGCGCACCATTGCCGACCACGTTGTGGTGCTGGGCGACGGGCGTTGTCTTTTTCAGGGCAGCGTTGCGGAACTGGAGGCCAGCGAGGATGCGTACCTGCGCAGCTTCCTGGACCGCGAGGCCCCGCACCGGGATACCCCGCGACTGACCATGCCGCCCATTGACCCGGGCATGATGAAACTCAACTGTACCCAGTTGCTGGGCGAAGAGTAG